Genomic DNA from Thermomicrobiales bacterium:
TATCCCTTCATCGAACCAGCCAGCATACCGCGGACGAAGTAGCGGCCGAGGAAGATGTAGATCAGGGCCGTCGGCAAGGCGGCCAGTACCGCCCCGGCCATCACGACATTCCAGGCAACCGAAAACGATCCGGCCAGATTATTGAGCGCAATCGTGATCGGTTGGTCGTTCGGATTCGTGATGATCGTCAATCCGAAAATGAA
This window encodes:
- a CDS encoding carbohydrate ABC transporter permease encodes the protein FIFGLTIITNPNDQPITIALNNLAGSFSVAWNVVMAGAVLAALPTALIYIFLGRYFVRGMLAGSMKG